The following coding sequences are from one Lysinibacillus sp. FSL W8-0992 window:
- a CDS encoding NADPH-dependent FMN reductase — MKILLVDGTMFGRKTGAILEQVERYIKDFDASFDLEIMHFSEYKHQIVDGSPLNEDMKKMIQKFEEADAYIIATPIFQASIPGVLKNAFDFLHPKTMRYKPVSIVANGGTYQHHLVVENQLKPILDYFRALVTPNYVYTHTSHFDANNVIVDEDVHNRLREMARVFVQYCEMSKTLPKETIDQH, encoded by the coding sequence ATGAAAATTTTACTCGTTGATGGCACAATGTTTGGGCGTAAAACTGGTGCTATTTTAGAGCAAGTAGAGCGTTATATTAAAGATTTCGATGCTAGTTTCGATTTAGAAATTATGCATTTTAGTGAATATAAACATCAAATTGTCGATGGCTCACCATTAAATGAAGATATGAAAAAAATGATTCAAAAGTTTGAAGAAGCGGATGCGTATATTATTGCAACTCCGATTTTCCAAGCTTCAATTCCAGGTGTATTGAAAAATGCTTTTGATTTTTTACATCCGAAAACAATGCGTTATAAGCCAGTATCTATCGTAGCGAATGGTGGCACATATCAGCACCATTTAGTAGTTGAGAACCAATTAAAGCCTATTTTAGATTACTTCCGTGCACTTGTGACACCAAACTATGTATATACGCATACATCACATTTTGATGCAAATAATGTAATTGTAGACGAGGATGTTCATAATCGTTTACGTGAAATGGCACGTGTTTTCGTTCAGTACTGTGAAATGAGTAAAACATTACCGAAAGAAACAATAGACCAACATTAA
- a CDS encoding NAD(P)H-binding protein, with product MKLGMRSAIVVGATGLTGSSLIEQLCDNDEYVSVIVIARRELQYKHPKLEVKIRNFDTLEEKDIEFAHELFCCLGTTIKKAGSREAFEKVDFEYPLAIASLAKKQGIPHMLVITAMGANERSRFYYNRVKWKLEHALIELGLQRLSIIRPSLLVGQRDEFRFGEKVGEKLIKLAKPLLIGPLKRLRSIESSQVAKSMIVIGLHGKKQPVTIYPS from the coding sequence ATGAAATTGGGCATGCGTTCGGCAATTGTTGTAGGGGCTACTGGATTAACAGGTAGTTCACTAATAGAACAGTTATGTGACAATGATGAATATGTTTCGGTCATCGTTATAGCACGACGAGAGCTACAATATAAGCACCCGAAGTTAGAGGTGAAAATTCGAAACTTCGATACATTAGAAGAAAAAGATATTGAATTTGCCCATGAGTTATTTTGTTGTTTAGGTACAACGATTAAAAAGGCTGGATCACGTGAGGCGTTTGAAAAAGTTGATTTTGAATATCCACTAGCCATTGCCTCATTGGCGAAAAAGCAAGGGATTCCGCATATGCTTGTCATTACAGCTATGGGTGCCAATGAGCGATCTCGATTTTACTATAATCGTGTGAAATGGAAGCTTGAGCATGCATTAATAGAGCTAGGCTTACAGCGTCTATCCATTATTCGTCCCTCTCTTTTAGTAGGACAGCGCGATGAATTTCGTTTTGGCGAAAAGGTAGGAGAAAAGCTAATAAAACTTGCTAAACCTTTATTAATAGGACCATTAAAGCGTTTGCGCTCTATTGAGTCCTCGCAAGTTGCCAAATCAATGATCGTTATTGGTTTACATGGAAAGAAACAGCCGGTGACAATTTATCCATCATAG
- a CDS encoding PseG/SpsG family protein, translating into MQNETQTIKPKKSIVFIIESCIDKGLYPFERVATLAKLLGQEEVFIFVKTPSNDGIQILMNHNLSPILFDHFDELPKQIKAIQPDLIVRDGRNSESWQVENLRPFCKTIIHFDDFGDGGQACDCVLLALYQEVKDYMPSHYIGGSFVFALPEAYQHAEQLPDLKTPENPPHIVVAFEDGDEHNLTYRTLRHLTQLQIPLQITVMIDESYRHATDDLQMMVLSRRNTAILRDKDALLKLLPKADVIICNANYTPYKIASYGVPCITLAQTENELLHAFPREHNGFIHLGLGRKMKQSQIQNAVMEFLLHEARSERAVKKQRQLNVASNNKTLESLLLDFAYDRHNIAST; encoded by the coding sequence TTGCAAAACGAAACACAAACAATTAAACCGAAAAAATCGATTGTTTTCATAATTGAAAGCTGTATTGATAAAGGGCTGTATCCTTTTGAACGAGTTGCAACATTAGCTAAGTTGCTTGGACAAGAGGAAGTTTTCATATTCGTAAAAACCCCTTCAAATGATGGGATTCAAATTTTAATGAATCACAATCTTTCACCAATACTATTCGATCACTTCGACGAATTACCTAAGCAAATAAAAGCGATACAACCTGATTTAATTGTTAGGGATGGTCGTAACTCAGAAAGCTGGCAAGTGGAGAATTTACGGCCATTTTGCAAAACGATTATTCATTTTGATGATTTTGGTGATGGTGGCCAAGCCTGTGACTGTGTATTACTAGCACTCTATCAAGAAGTTAAAGATTATATGCCTTCCCATTATATTGGTGGCAGTTTCGTCTTTGCATTACCTGAAGCTTATCAGCATGCAGAACAATTACCTGATCTTAAAACACCAGAAAATCCTCCTCATATTGTTGTTGCTTTCGAGGATGGGGACGAGCATAACTTAACATATCGTACTCTTCGACACCTAACCCAGCTACAAATCCCACTACAAATTACAGTAATGATAGATGAAAGTTATCGACATGCGACTGACGACTTGCAAATGATGGTTTTAAGTCGTCGGAATACTGCCATTTTGCGTGATAAAGACGCACTCCTTAAATTATTACCCAAAGCTGATGTCATAATTTGCAATGCTAATTACACACCATATAAGATTGCTTCCTATGGCGTGCCATGTATTACGCTCGCACAGACAGAAAATGAGCTATTACACGCTTTCCCTCGTGAGCATAATGGCTTTATACATCTTGGCCTCGGGCGTAAAATGAAACAATCACAAATACAAAATGCTGTTATGGAGTTTTTATTGCATGAGGCGCGCAGTGAACGTGCTGTGAAAAAACAGCGCCAGCTGAATGTCGCTAGCAATAACAAAACGCTTGAATCTTTATTACTTGATTTCGCTTATGATCGACATAATATCGCTTCAACTTAG
- a CDS encoding SE1832 family protein: protein MPSKSDIEYQIKELKMDYMNLQGDIEKLESTGHNDQVANAEQRLANMEAKLAELNKQLAEL, encoded by the coding sequence ATGCCATCAAAAAGCGATATTGAATATCAAATCAAAGAATTAAAAATGGATTATATGAATTTACAAGGTGACATCGAAAAACTTGAATCTACAGGCCATAACGACCAAGTCGCAAATGCTGAGCAACGCCTTGCTAACATGGAAGCAAAGCTAGCAGAATTAAATAAACAACTAGCAGAGCTATAA
- a CDS encoding ABC-F family ATP-binding cassette domain-containing protein, whose amino-acid sequence MAILTVENLGHSFGDRTLFKDVSFRLVEGDHIGLVGANGVGKSTLMGIITGQTIHDEGKVEWLPGTHYGYLDQHTALTAGRSMRDALRDAFLPLYKKEEELNEITGKMAEATPEELEVLLEQMAEVQDALDAGDFYTLDMKIEEVARGLGLDAIGLERDVAALSGGQRTKVLLAKLLLEKPKVLLLDEPTNYLDEEHINWLKNYLKNYPHAFLLISHDTEFMNETVDVIFQLEFSKLTRYTATYEKFLELAEINKRQHIDAYEKQQEFIKKQEDFIAKNKARYSTTGRAKSRAKQLDRLERIDRPETAVKPEFGFKEARTPSRYVVEAENLVIGYDKDKPLLPPLSFMIERGEKIALVGMNGVGKSTLLKTMLGKINPLGGTVIRGDYLAPSYFEQEVKADKITPIDDVWNAFPSMEQAQVRAALARAGLKTDHITRPLNSLSGGEQAKVRLCKLMMEEANWLLFDEPTNHLDVDAKEELKRAMKEFKGTIVLVSHEPDFYEGLATKVWDVQDWFTSGQQS is encoded by the coding sequence ATGGCAATATTAACAGTTGAAAATTTAGGTCATTCTTTCGGTGACCGTACACTTTTTAAAGATGTTTCTTTCCGTTTAGTAGAAGGCGATCATATTGGCCTTGTCGGCGCAAACGGTGTTGGTAAGTCTACTCTTATGGGAATCATTACAGGACAAACAATTCACGATGAAGGAAAAGTTGAATGGCTACCTGGAACACATTATGGCTATTTAGACCAACATACTGCGCTAACAGCAGGACGTTCTATGCGCGATGCATTACGTGATGCCTTCCTCCCACTATATAAGAAAGAAGAAGAGCTAAACGAAATTACAGGTAAAATGGCTGAAGCAACACCTGAAGAATTAGAAGTTTTATTAGAACAAATGGCAGAGGTTCAGGATGCTCTTGATGCTGGAGATTTCTACACTCTCGATATGAAAATCGAGGAGGTTGCACGAGGTCTAGGTCTAGATGCTATTGGTCTTGAACGCGATGTAGCTGCCCTTTCTGGTGGTCAGCGTACGAAAGTTTTACTGGCAAAGCTATTATTAGAGAAGCCAAAAGTATTATTACTCGATGAGCCAACAAACTATCTCGATGAAGAGCATATTAATTGGTTGAAAAACTATTTAAAAAATTATCCACATGCATTCTTATTAATTTCCCACGATACGGAATTTATGAATGAGACAGTTGATGTTATTTTCCAATTGGAGTTTTCAAAGCTAACTCGCTATACAGCTACGTACGAAAAGTTTTTAGAGCTTGCTGAAATCAATAAACGTCAACATATTGATGCTTATGAAAAGCAACAAGAGTTCATAAAAAAACAAGAAGACTTTATAGCGAAAAATAAAGCGCGTTACTCTACAACTGGTCGTGCAAAGTCTCGCGCGAAGCAGCTTGATCGTTTAGAGCGTATCGACCGTCCTGAAACAGCAGTGAAACCTGAATTTGGTTTTAAAGAAGCACGTACACCAAGCCGTTACGTTGTGGAAGCAGAGAATTTAGTCATCGGTTACGATAAAGACAAACCACTACTACCACCTCTTTCATTTATGATCGAACGCGGTGAAAAAATTGCCTTAGTCGGCATGAATGGTGTTGGTAAATCTACTTTACTAAAAACGATGCTTGGTAAAATTAATCCGCTAGGTGGTACGGTAATTCGTGGTGATTATTTAGCTCCTTCTTATTTCGAACAAGAAGTAAAGGCAGATAAAATCACTCCAATTGATGATGTGTGGAATGCCTTCCCTTCTATGGAGCAAGCACAAGTACGCGCTGCATTAGCACGTGCTGGTCTAAAAACAGATCATATTACCCGCCCACTTAATTCTTTATCTGGTGGTGAGCAGGCTAAAGTTCGATTATGTAAGCTAATGATGGAAGAAGCTAACTGGTTACTATTTGACGAGCCGACAAACCACTTGGATGTCGATGCCAAAGAAGAGTTAAAGCGTGCTATGAAAGAATTTAAAGGCACAATTGTACTCGTTAGCCATGAACCTGATTTCTATGAAGGCTTAGCAACAAAAGTATGGGATGTGCAAGACTGGTTCACTTCTGGTCAACAAAGCTAA
- the spx gene encoding transcriptional regulator Spx, giving the protein MTVTIYSQASCSSSRKALKWLKDHNIEYKEKRITSHPLTLAEFKEILSMTEDGTDEIIATNSNDFKNLNIDIDQLSIQELYAIIQAHPRMLRSPILIDEKRIQVGYNEMDIRRFIPRKVRAYELNAMTRLAQES; this is encoded by the coding sequence ATGACAGTTACTATCTACTCACAAGCGAGCTGTTCTTCATCCAGAAAAGCACTAAAATGGTTAAAAGATCACAACATCGAATATAAAGAAAAACGCATTACATCACATCCTCTTACACTTGCTGAATTTAAAGAAATTTTAAGCATGACAGAAGATGGTACTGATGAAATTATTGCAACAAACTCAAATGACTTTAAAAATCTAAATATTGATATTGATCAGCTTTCTATTCAAGAGTTGTACGCAATTATTCAAGCGCATCCTAGAATGTTACGTAGTCCTATCCTTATAGATGAAAAACGTATCCAAGTTGGGTACAATGAGATGGACATTCGTCGTTTTATTCCACGTAAAGTACGTGCTTACGAATTAAATGCGATGACAAGATTGGCACAAGAAAGTTAA
- a CDS encoding MarR family winged helix-turn-helix transcriptional regulator yields the protein MDQEKQQAITSLFEVVFSIERKWANEWNNHNALGFSKSHILILDYLSQEGPKRPSAIAERLKVTTGGVTVLTTKLINAGFIEKTQHATDRRASQLVITTEGEEILEESRQQVSEIINNMFGMLSAEEVQTLRDIFAKCLLSVDTNRQD from the coding sequence ATGGATCAAGAAAAACAACAAGCCATTACCTCATTGTTTGAAGTTGTCTTTTCTATCGAGCGTAAATGGGCAAACGAGTGGAATAATCATAATGCACTCGGCTTTTCAAAATCCCATATTTTAATTTTAGACTACTTATCGCAGGAGGGACCAAAGCGCCCTTCTGCAATAGCAGAACGCTTAAAGGTAACAACTGGTGGTGTCACGGTATTAACGACCAAACTGATTAATGCTGGTTTTATTGAAAAGACGCAGCATGCTACTGATCGTAGAGCCTCACAATTAGTTATTACTACTGAGGGTGAAGAAATACTTGAAGAATCCCGTCAACAAGTGAGTGAAATCATTAATAATATGTTTGGCATGCTCTCAGCTGAAGAGGTGCAAACGTTGCGTGATATTTTCGCCAAATGCTTACTATCTGTTGATACAAATCGGCAAGATTAA
- a CDS encoding RNA polymerase sigma factor, producing MNEKLEGVYEEYNRYIYHLCLKLTRNNVEAEDLMQEVWVKVVRYEDSVAEVEHIKAWLTTITMNTFRDRYRKKVRRSKYMMNQPETLDVPILDLVPNNDISTEEKIEKEIVTKLVQDKMGQLDTIYRKTLWYFYIDQYSLAEISTIMKVSIGTVKSRLFRAKARLKEMLMADVSIVEAVLPA from the coding sequence ATGAATGAAAAATTAGAAGGCGTATATGAGGAATATAACCGTTATATATACCATTTATGTTTGAAACTAACTCGCAATAATGTAGAAGCAGAAGATTTAATGCAAGAAGTTTGGGTAAAAGTCGTACGCTATGAAGATAGCGTTGCCGAAGTTGAACATATTAAAGCTTGGCTAACAACAATTACAATGAATACATTTAGAGATCGCTATCGAAAAAAAGTACGACGCAGTAAGTATATGATGAACCAACCTGAAACATTAGACGTACCGATTTTAGATTTGGTTCCCAATAATGACATTTCTACAGAAGAAAAAATTGAAAAAGAGATTGTGACGAAGCTAGTACAGGACAAAATGGGTCAATTAGATACAATTTATCGTAAAACATTATGGTATTTCTACATAGACCAATATTCACTTGCTGAAATCTCTACTATTATGAAAGTATCAATCGGTACGGTGAAATCTCGTTTATTCCGTGCGAAAGCGCGTTTAAAAGAAATGCTAATGGCCGATGTGTCAATCGTCGAGGCTGTGCTGCCAGCGTAA
- a CDS encoding LuxR C-terminal-related transcriptional regulator: protein MTHPFQPIEEVTLQEFVLFIKVHHKQIKENMNIYLNLEPAIGETERNRVALLLDSFLRLLTHTNIDELNGDEYFFNTWLQSQLSIIDRKSFNLFQLIFEKSLITFMIQQKSSRTNAVLMYVLSLFMSLVQLYYDCEGEGKSSNRPTENEGLRHLQLLDKLDKLLISSSGYQDLAYILKKCEEYFSYKRCVFYAYVPWSNQFYGVIGAELPKVQSMKGELTGENTILSSRKPIYLKSPKNYVKEEHIQLFGLSSIIFIPIVGGDQLFGWLTFDQLGEEFDCTKEELALLEEVGKRLGLFLSRKSEKVEKNTELHLTERESMILGLLAEGYDNKKIASLLFLSEHTVRDYVSSLMTKLKAKNRTQVVASSFRLGLLS, encoded by the coding sequence ATGACGCATCCATTTCAGCCAATTGAAGAAGTAACACTTCAAGAGTTTGTGTTATTTATTAAAGTTCATCATAAACAAATTAAAGAGAATATGAATATTTACCTCAATCTAGAACCTGCTATAGGCGAAACAGAACGAAATAGAGTAGCGTTGCTATTGGATTCATTTTTACGTTTACTGACACATACAAACATTGATGAATTAAATGGTGATGAGTATTTTTTTAATACGTGGCTACAATCACAATTATCCATTATTGATAGGAAGAGCTTTAATTTATTCCAATTAATATTTGAAAAGTCATTGATTACATTTATGATTCAACAAAAGAGTAGTCGAACGAATGCTGTCTTAATGTATGTATTATCATTATTTATGTCTCTAGTACAGCTTTACTATGACTGTGAGGGAGAAGGCAAAAGTAGTAACAGGCCTACTGAAAATGAGGGATTGAGACATTTACAGTTATTAGATAAGCTAGATAAATTGCTTATCAGTTCCTCAGGCTATCAGGATTTAGCCTATATTTTAAAAAAATGTGAAGAATATTTTAGCTACAAGAGATGTGTATTTTACGCATATGTCCCATGGTCCAATCAATTTTACGGAGTTATTGGTGCAGAGCTTCCTAAGGTGCAAAGCATGAAAGGGGAGCTAACTGGAGAAAACACTATACTTAGTTCAAGAAAACCAATTTATTTAAAAAGCCCAAAAAATTACGTAAAGGAGGAGCATATCCAATTATTTGGTTTATCCTCAATTATTTTTATTCCTATTGTTGGAGGGGATCAGTTATTCGGCTGGCTAACATTTGATCAGCTAGGCGAGGAATTCGATTGTACAAAGGAAGAATTAGCGCTCCTTGAGGAAGTAGGAAAGCGTTTAGGCTTATTTTTATCACGCAAGAGTGAGAAGGTAGAGAAAAATACAGAACTTCATTTAACGGAAAGGGAGTCGATGATACTCGGCTTACTTGCTGAAGGATATGATAATAAAAAAATTGCCAGTTTATTATTTTTAAGCGAGCATACAGTCAGAGATTATGTAAGTAGTCTCATGACAAAGCTCAAAGCAAAAAATCGAACACAGGTCGTAGCCTCATCTTTTCGTTTAGGGCTGTTAAGTTAA
- a CDS encoding SDR family NAD(P)-dependent oxidoreductase, translating into MRLENAVAIITGGGTGIGKETALLFAKEGAKIVITDINEQSGNDTVRDIQAMGGEALFVRHDVSNEEDWKKVADETIKTFNKVDILFNNAGIYIIKPLAEIELSDWNRLMSINVTGVFLGMKHIMPLMAKQHKGSVINASSIAGLTGAAGHVLYGASKGAVRIMTKDAAMEYAPYGVRVNSIHPGYIDTGMADYASATTGSSKDELGKSIFPLGRLGSVKEVAQTVLFLASDESSFSTGAEFVIDGGATAK; encoded by the coding sequence ATGAGACTAGAAAATGCAGTAGCCATTATTACAGGTGGAGGAACAGGAATAGGGAAAGAAACTGCACTATTGTTTGCCAAAGAAGGAGCAAAAATAGTTATTACAGATATAAACGAACAATCTGGTAACGACACAGTACGTGATATTCAAGCTATGGGCGGTGAAGCATTATTTGTACGCCATGATGTTAGCAATGAAGAAGACTGGAAAAAAGTAGCGGATGAAACAATTAAAACATTTAACAAAGTAGATATTCTTTTCAATAATGCAGGTATCTATATCATTAAACCACTTGCAGAAATCGAACTATCTGATTGGAATCGCTTAATGTCCATCAATGTGACAGGTGTCTTCCTAGGCATGAAACATATTATGCCACTTATGGCTAAACAACATAAGGGCTCTGTTATTAATGCTTCTTCTATCGCTGGCTTAACAGGTGCTGCTGGGCACGTATTATACGGTGCTAGTAAAGGAGCTGTTCGCATTATGACAAAAGATGCGGCAATGGAATATGCTCCATATGGCGTACGCGTAAACTCTATCCATCCAGGCTACATTGACACTGGAATGGCAGACTATGCGTCTGCAACAACTGGAAGCTCTAAAGATGAATTAGGAAAAAGCATTTTCCCATTAGGACGTTTAGGCTCTGTTAAAGAAGTAGCACAAACAGTATTATTTTTAGCTTCTGATGAGTCTTCCTTCTCAACAGGTGCAGAATTCGTCATTGATGGCGGAGCAACAGCAAAATAA
- a CDS encoding SDR family NAD(P)-dependent oxidoreductase, with the protein MKLQDKVAIVTGGASGIGEATVRLFAQEGAKVVIADFSERGQSISDELNNSGFDTLFVKTDVTIEENIKNMINETVNKFGKLDIMYANAGVADDAPAHELSYEKWKRTIDINLSGVFLSDKYAIEQFLAQGTGGVIVNAGSIHSFVSLPNPTAYSSAKGGVKLLTQNLCTAYAKQGIRVNAVCPGYIETPLLAEVDAQKKEYLASLHPQGRLGKPEEIAKAVLFLASDDASFVNGTTLLVDGGYTAH; encoded by the coding sequence ATGAAACTACAAGATAAAGTAGCAATCGTAACAGGCGGTGCTAGCGGTATTGGTGAAGCAACCGTTCGTCTTTTTGCACAAGAGGGTGCAAAAGTAGTCATTGCTGATTTCTCTGAGCGTGGACAAAGCATCTCAGATGAATTAAATAATAGTGGTTTTGATACACTCTTCGTGAAAACAGATGTCACTATCGAAGAAAACATTAAAAACATGATTAATGAAACTGTAAATAAATTCGGTAAACTTGATATTATGTATGCTAATGCAGGCGTAGCTGACGATGCACCAGCACATGAGTTATCTTACGAAAAATGGAAAAGAACAATTGATATTAATTTATCAGGTGTATTTCTTTCTGATAAATATGCAATTGAACAGTTTCTTGCTCAAGGTACAGGTGGCGTTATTGTCAACGCTGGTTCCATTCATAGTTTTGTTTCCTTACCGAATCCTACAGCCTACTCATCTGCAAAAGGTGGCGTAAAATTATTAACACAAAACCTATGTACTGCTTATGCTAAACAAGGCATTCGCGTAAATGCGGTATGTCCTGGCTATATCGAAACACCTCTATTGGCTGAAGTAGATGCTCAAAAGAAAGAATACTTAGCATCCCTTCATCCACAAGGTCGTCTTGGTAAACCAGAAGAAATCGCAAAAGCCGTTTTATTCTTAGCAAGTGATGACGCAAGCTTTGTTAATGGCACAACACTTCTAGTCGATGGCGGTTATACTGCTCATTAA
- a CDS encoding dipeptidase — MTQVETLNAYFTEHREAHLNELNEFLRIPSISSLSEHKEDIQHAAEWLADAFKKLNLENISITQTAGHPVVYADWLHAEGKPTILFYGHYDVQPVDPLHLWETEPFNPTIRDNKLFARGASDDKGQVFMHLKMIEALFATTGTLPVNVKFIYEGEEEIGSPHLPAYVEEHKEKLAADLILISDTGLYGPGKPAVCYGLRGLTGVQIDVRGAKGDLHSGLYGGGVQNAIHALAEILASFRDEHGTIQVEGFYDKVLPLTEEEREAYRALGFDEDSVKEEVGVSELFGEAGYSYLERTWARPTLEVNGVFGGFSGEGIKTVLPAEAGAKITCRLVPNQDPEEIVALLKAHIEKHKPVGVDVTISEFDKGRPFLTPFDHPFIQAAGRSYEKVYNVPTAYTRGGGSIPIVAAFDEILDLPVVLMGFGLSSENFHAPNEHFHLENFDKGLRVLGDYLYEVAALQK, encoded by the coding sequence ATGACGCAAGTAGAGACATTAAATGCTTACTTTACAGAACATCGCGAGGCACACTTAAACGAACTAAATGAATTTTTACGTATTCCAAGTATTAGTTCGTTATCAGAACATAAGGAAGATATTCAACACGCTGCCGAGTGGCTAGCCGATGCCTTCAAGAAACTAAACTTGGAAAACATCTCAATTACGCAAACTGCTGGTCACCCTGTTGTTTATGCTGACTGGTTACATGCAGAAGGCAAACCAACGATTCTATTTTACGGCCACTACGATGTACAGCCTGTTGATCCATTACATTTATGGGAAACAGAGCCGTTCAATCCTACGATTCGTGATAACAAATTATTTGCACGCGGCGCAAGTGATGATAAAGGCCAAGTGTTTATGCACTTAAAAATGATTGAAGCACTATTTGCTACAACAGGTACTTTACCAGTGAACGTCAAATTCATCTATGAAGGTGAAGAAGAAATCGGAAGTCCACACCTTCCTGCTTATGTCGAAGAGCATAAAGAAAAATTAGCTGCAGATTTAATTTTAATTTCAGATACAGGTCTTTATGGTCCTGGTAAACCTGCAGTATGCTATGGCTTACGCGGTCTTACAGGCGTACAAATTGATGTTCGTGGAGCAAAAGGCGATTTACATTCTGGCCTTTACGGTGGAGGCGTGCAAAATGCTATCCATGCATTAGCTGAAATTTTAGCTTCTTTCCGCGATGAACACGGCACAATTCAAGTAGAAGGTTTCTACGACAAAGTACTACCATTAACTGAAGAAGAACGTGAAGCTTACCGTGCGCTAGGCTTTGACGAAGACTCTGTAAAAGAGGAAGTTGGCGTATCAGAATTATTCGGTGAAGCTGGCTATTCTTATTTAGAACGCACTTGGGCTCGTCCAACACTAGAAGTAAACGGTGTGTTCGGGGGCTTCTCTGGCGAAGGCATTAAAACTGTACTTCCTGCTGAAGCCGGTGCAAAAATTACATGCCGACTAGTACCAAATCAAGATCCAGAAGAAATCGTTGCATTATTAAAAGCACATATTGAAAAACATAAGCCTGTTGGTGTAGACGTAACGATTTCAGAATTCGATAAAGGACGTCCATTCTTAACACCATTTGATCATCCATTTATTCAAGCGGCTGGTCGTTCATATGAAAAAGTTTATAATGTCCCAACTGCTTACACACGTGGCGGTGGTTCGATTCCAATCGTTGCTGCATTTGATGAAATTTTAGATTTACCTGTTGTTCTAATGGGCTTCGGATTATCGAGTGAAAACTTCCATGCACCAAACGAACACTTCCATTTAGAGAACTTCGATAAAGGCCTACGCGTTTTAGGCGACTACTTATATGAGGTTGCTGCGTTACAAAAATAA
- a CDS encoding nitroreductase family protein, which produces MSEQLLSVREAIINRRSIKKFNGKPVNREELLSIIDDAIWAPNHGNREPWRLVIACDNELVAVQHLLRDIAIPKWQDLSSEDLAKQTTKFTLPGGFAFVIVPEDARQKERLEDYAAASIFIQNIQLLAWEKGIGTCWKTPGFLDNPKFREALKVQPGERVIAMLQVGYFDEVPKGKERKKSAEFVTNFGE; this is translated from the coding sequence ATGAGTGAACAATTATTATCAGTAAGAGAAGCAATTATAAACCGCCGTTCTATAAAGAAATTTAATGGGAAGCCGGTAAATCGTGAAGAATTATTGAGCATTATTGATGATGCTATATGGGCACCAAACCACGGTAATCGCGAGCCTTGGCGTTTAGTTATAGCTTGTGATAATGAGTTAGTGGCAGTTCAACATTTATTGCGTGATATAGCTATCCCAAAATGGCAAGATCTTTCTAGTGAAGATTTAGCTAAGCAAACGACGAAATTTACACTACCAGGTGGCTTTGCTTTCGTCATCGTGCCAGAGGATGCGCGCCAAAAAGAGCGTTTAGAAGATTATGCTGCAGCGAGTATTTTCATTCAAAATATCCAGCTGTTAGCTTGGGAGAAAGGCATCGGCACTTGCTGGAAAACACCAGGCTTTTTAGACAATCCGAAATTCCGTGAGGCATTGAAAGTACAGCCAGGTGAACGTGTAATTGCAATGCTACAAGTCGGATATTTTGATGAAGTTCCAAAAGGGAAAGAACGAAAAAAATCAGCAGAATTTGTAACAAATTTCGGTGAATAG